Part of the Opitutales bacterium genome is shown below.
CGACCGTCAGCGTAGCTGCGATTTGGAATCTTAAAACGGAGGCGGAGGCCCAGATTCGGGAGGAGCCTGAGACGATGCTGCAATTTATTGGAGCGCTGATATCGGCAAATCCTGAGATGCTCTCCGATCTGCAGTTGGCTGAGCACCTGGACCAGATTACGGAGGAGAGTGGGTTTGAACTTTTGATCATTCGCACTGATGGCAGTGTCTTTGTGGATACGAGTGAAGCCTTTGTCGAAAGGGAGGACGAGTTTCTGGAGATACCCGGGCTACGCCAAGAGTTTAAACAAATTGATGGAGAAAGTCTGGCGACCGATCATGTCCGCAGTCAGGAGATGTTTTATTTCACAGCACCGGTTCTTTCGGGCGAGCATACCATGGCTTACATCCGAATAGGCTACCGCGCTGCCGAGTTGGACCGGCAAGTCTCTAATATTTTGCTAAGAGTCTCGCTTGCGGGAGCGGGTGGGGCACTGGTGTGCCTCGTTTTTGGGTGGATGATCACGAAACGTCTTACGCGTCCCTTGGCGCTGATTGACGACGGGTGTCAGCGGATTTTGCGGGGTGATCTAGACTATAAAGTGCAGCTGCGTGATTCAGATGAGATGGGGCGTGTGGCGACTACGATCAACAGCATGACTCAGGAACTTGGTGACCGCGTGCGACTCTCGACCTTGCAACGCAATCGCATGGAATTGATCCTTCAATCCCTTCAAGATGCGGTGTTAATGGTGGATCGCGCCGGGATGATCATCTTTTTCAATACTGCTGCCGGTGAATTTCTTCAGGTCTACGATCAAGAATGGCCTTTCACCCTCGGTAAGCACGCTAAGTTAGAAGGGCTGCGGAGTGAAATCCTGAAGCGTATGGACGACCTGCAGTCCTCGACGGTTGAACTCAGTTGGACCGACGAATCTGCAGACAGGCGTTATGCCGAACTCTTTATCGAACCTCTGGATGCGGCACGTCACGATACCGATGGCTTACTGTGCGTTATTCGCGATCATACCGAATCGCGGCGTTTTGAAGAGCTCCGCCGTGCCTTCGCTTCCAATGTGTCGCATGAGCTGAAAACGCCGATCTGTGCTATTGGCGCTCTGCTTGAGACAATTGAGGCTTATGAGCAAATGCCCGTCGTCCAGCGCTCTCATTTTCTGCACCGAATTCGGCACCAAAATGACCGCATGTTGCGCCTGGTGAATGAATTGTTGGCGCTTTCGAAACTGGAGAGTGGGAGCCAGATACTCGATCTCGCGCTATGTGACCTGCGCCAGGTCTGCGAGGCAGTTGAAAACACCTTCATACTCCTGGCGGAAAAGCGAAATATTAGCCTTATATTTGATTATAAGTCGAACGAGGAACTCACTGCCGTGGTGGATGCCACGGCTCTTGAGATTATCCTCAATTCGCTACTGGACAATGCGCTTCGACATGGTCCGCGCGCAGGTTGGGTTCGTCTGGAAGTCGAGCGGTTGGGCGATGCTGTGGAATTCAGGATCTCAGATAATGGGCCAGGTATCCCACCCGACGCACAACCCCGTATTTTTGAGCGTTTCTTCCGAGTGGAAGCTTCACGCTCCCGAGATCGTGGTGGAAGCGGAATGGGCTTGGCTATCGTGAAGCACCTAGTTCAGGCACATGGTGGGAGCATAGATCTCGTAAGTAGTAATCGTGCGGGCACGAGCTTCAGAATAAGCCTGCCCTGTAACCTGAAAGCGGAAGCTGCGGTCTAGAGCATGCTGCACGAATTCAGCCTTTCGCATAATCTGAGTTAAAATGCATTCCAGTCTGTCGCCAGAATACGCTCGCTGAGCTCCGGTCCGGCGGTGAAGCAAAAGAAAAGCTGTGCTTTGTGTTGAAACCGAACTTCCATCCATCTTGAGGCGTTGGTCCCGACCAGTTGTAAGCAAGTTTCCGGATCGATGGTGTATTCTTTTATCACGGGTCCGGGGCGGGGCAGATCTCCGGCTGGAATGAGGGGCTGGATCGGGAAGCGTTCAAGGGTCTCTGAGAATGTGTATAGGACGCGCACGATGACGTCTGCACGTGTGCGTTGTTGAATTACAAATTCCATATGAGCCGCCATGACCGATGTGCAGAAGTTGCCAAACACGTTAGCAAAGTTGACCCGTCCATAGCGTTCGAACAATCCGCGATAGCCACGCCGCAACACGCGGCCCAAGGCACGCATTTCGACGTAGATCACGAAGTCACAATATTTGGCGATTTTGTGATGGGCTGCATATAGACCTTCGAAAAGAACTATGGGCTTGGGCTGCACGATGCGGACGCCCTGATGGGAGCGGGTGCGGAAAATGTAGTTGGGGATATCGACAGGCTGGTTTGCCTTGAGCGTTTTGAGTAGATTGGGGATTTTGCTCAAACCGTAGTTTTCTGGATCGTCCCCACGGTAGCGTGGCCTGAGGTGACGGATCCGGTCTGGTAAATTTTGAAAATTATCTTGGTGAAGTAAGCTAGCCCGTTCTCCGATAGCATCCCTGAGGTTTTGGGCAACTTGTGTGGATTTGCCGCTTGCGGTGCCGCCGCATACCGCGATCACGACGGGCCGCCCGCATTTTTTATGTATCTCCTCAATCTGTTCAGTGAGGAGTTGTAACGCGTGAGGTGTCCACTCCAGGGCTCGATCGTTCTGGAGTATGTTCGGTGTCATAATATTAGTCTTCGCCTCTAGTGGGTTG
Proteins encoded:
- a CDS encoding HAMP domain-containing protein, which encodes MSFFWKLFLCYATGILVIVTTVSVAAIWNLKTEAEAQIREEPETMLQFIGALISANPEMLSDLQLAEHLDQITEESGFELLIIRTDGSVFVDTSEAFVEREDEFLEIPGLRQEFKQIDGESLATDHVRSQEMFYFTAPVLSGEHTMAYIRIGYRAAELDRQVSNILLRVSLAGAGGALVCLVFGWMITKRLTRPLALIDDGCQRILRGDLDYKVQLRDSDEMGRVATTINSMTQELGDRVRLSTLQRNRMELILQSLQDAVLMVDRAGMIIFFNTAAGEFLQVYDQEWPFTLGKHAKLEGLRSEILKRMDDLQSSTVELSWTDESADRRYAELFIEPLDAARHDTDGLLCVIRDHTESRRFEELRRAFASNVSHELKTPICAIGALLETIEAYEQMPVVQRSHFLHRIRHQNDRMLRLVNELLALSKLESGSQILDLALCDLRQVCEAVENTFILLAEKRNISLIFDYKSNEELTAVVDATALEIILNSLLDNALRHGPRAGWVRLEVERLGDAVEFRISDNGPGIPPDAQPRIFERFFRVEASRSRDRGGSGMGLAIVKHLVQAHGGSIDLVSSNRAGTSFRISLPCNLKAEAAV